A stretch of DNA from Temnothorax longispinosus isolate EJ_2023e chromosome 2, Tlon_JGU_v1, whole genome shotgun sequence:
GTGCCGCCACCAACACCCCGCCGGCTGTCACGTGAATCTCATGCCCGAAAACAAAACAAACAGCTGGCCGCCCAGCGTCGCCGCTGTCGTCGTCTTCCAGCGGGGGCCGAGCGCTCCGCGAGCGCAGCTGAACCGAACCTGAGCGGAGCCGAGCCGAACGTGGCCGAGCGCGCCCGAGACTCCGTTCTTTCGGCGTGTCGAATTGACGGATgcattgaaaattgaaatacgAATGAATACGAATATTTGGAAATTGTTAGAgattaaggtgatcctaaagccgtgatcctagtcggtttttttcggtttttttcttagcactaatcttttaattggctttatagaaatgcaaaattcttgtctagaattaaagtacgcatcaaaatctaggtcatggtggtcgaatttatatcaaaaacgaaaaaaaattaatattttttgttatacgtgacgaccaccacatataaattcgaccaccatgacctagattttgatgcgtactttaattctagacaagaattttgcatttctataaagccaattaaaagattagtgctaagaaaaaaactgaaaaaaaccggctaggatcacggctttaggatcaccttaagaaATTAGGTATAAATGACCTCTACGCGCGGTCATTGTTCTTACAcatgaatttaaataattatgtgaagcgcataaattaacatattctGAATCGGACCTTTTGTCAAGTgcttttatattgtataatagaAAGAAGACCGAGAAACAATACTCGTAGGATTCCTTTAATgacttcaaaattttctttaattcagATGCACTTTATTTTCTGTGTTTGAAAAGAGTTACTATGGTGTGATTAAAGACTAGTAATTCCTGAGAAAAGTTTGAAGCTCgattagaaataattgaaaaatctttatatcgCCAATCgttaacattgaaaaaaaaagaacaaattgCAGATTGAAATAGTCACGAAACATTGCTCGATAGAAGCGATAACTAAAAGTGAGAGATAAATAAGTAAAGCACTACGactcgaaaaaatatttccagaaGACAAGAAGGTTGTACAGTTTCAAACAATAgaaatgtaacaattttatttattacgccAAATATAACCTTTGATCATTTTTTCTGCGtgaaattatttcacattCGCGATACTGGCTTGATGCCCAAAATATCCAGCGCGTTCTCAAAGACAACTTGCAACGCACGCAGCATGTACAATCTTGCAACCATCTTGGGGATCAAATGATCACCTCCTTCCTAAAAATCAcaatttgatgtaaaaatataataaagtataggCATAAAGTTTTCTTTAGAGGTTTTCTTACCGTCAAAATTCTGACTCTTCGATAGTAAACGCTAAACTTTTGGCATAATCGTGATAAGAACAGGCATACGACTTGCGGATAAATATGAAAACTTGGTTCGCACTTCAGGCAATTGTTTATCATTTGTGGATATccgaagataaaattatatatgagcTCCCATTCTTCCTGCAGATAAAtcaatttctctttaaaaaaaaatcaaaatttaaacaattggGGAATTTAAcagctaaaatttttttttaagtacaaaTATATCGAATTTTAAGCCTACAAAAGCAATTCTCTCCAAGtataaaaatcgcaaaattGAGAAAGTATAGAATAACTTGTCGAAAAAGATTCAGAAACACTAGACTTACTTCTTCTTGTAACTGCGAGaaatctacattttttatatctggCAAACTAGGATAATCTCCACGCAATACCTTCTCATCGtgttttgttaaaattgtcGCTATCCTGGCAGTGTTGTACAACGCAAATGACGCAcctacaataattaaatcatttttacttGTAATTTCTTATTGTTGTATGTGTGTCATGCGTACTTGTCAAATAAAATCGACGCTAAGATTGAACATTTttggaataattataaaatcctTTTGAGCAAATggatgaatataataataagaatacgtatcagaaaaatattcacTAAACAATCAGTAATTTACTGATATGAAACATACCTCTGGTATTTGTAATGCTCCTGTcgtcttgaaaattattattcccGATAATAACTGATCGACTTGGTTTCACAGCCATTAATTCGAAAATGACAATGGCACTGGCTAAGTTCCGCAGGAAGAAATCTTTTGCATTGTTCATCTCACCCTCGATAAACTTATGCTCGCTCAATTCGGCCAATTGGttcattttgcattttatatattgctcCCACGTAAGACATGTCTCTTTTAAATTCGTTTGGGAATTCTTCACAACGCCGCAGACATACTTCTCGTATCCTTCATCGACCGATCCCTCTGATT
This window harbors:
- the LOC139808604 gene encoding DALR anticodon-binding domain-containing protein 3, translated to METWTGFSTRSIIDDIVSHFTGDTHRNSSVIKVNCENLSANGELYFLCNFKAWRGLLVCSKSCTSILQHLAHTRGATKGNTDADVAEEVFEQLISKSSSWPIRIQRCMLQRERICLFLNRGDIIANSITMAIECGMTFGKAKSTGKAFTFKYQPDGQSDLTTQRLRLMRNIATKALSLHGHTLSTGEICAGRYVFTSKSEGSVDEGYEKYVCGVVKNSQTNLKETCLTWEQYIKCKMNQLAELSEHKFIEGEMNNAKDFFLRNLASAIVIFELMAVKPSRSVIIGNNNFQDDRSITNTRGASFALYNTARIATILTKHDEKVLRGDYPSLPDIKNVDFSQLQEEEEWELIYNFIFGYPQMINNCLKCEPSFHIYPQVVCLFLSRLCQKFSVYYRRVRILTEGGDHLIPKMVARLYMLRALQVVFENALDILGIKPVSRM